A window of Pseudomonas alcaliphila JAB1 genomic DNA:
CGTCGGCGAACACCGCCTGAGTACCGTCTGCCAGGAATCGCACTGCCCGAACATGGGCGAATGCTGGTCCAACGGCACGGCCACCATCATGCTGATGGGCTCGGTGTGCACCCGCGCCTGCCGCTTCTGCGCCGTGGACACCGGCAACCCCAATGGCTGGCTGGACCTGGAAGAGCCGCAGAACACCGCCAAGTCGGTGGAGCTGATGGCCCTGCGTTATATCGTGCTGACCTCGGTGGACCGTGACGACCTCGAAGATGGCGGCGCCGGCCACTATGCAGCCTGCGTGCGAGCGATCAAGGAAAACACCCCGCAGGTGGTGGTCGAAGCCCTGACCCCGGATTTCGATGGCGATCATCAGGCCATCGAGCGCGTGGTCGACTCCGGTCTCGAAGTCTTCGCGCAGAACGTCGAGACGGTCAAACGTCTCACCTATGTGGTTCGCGATCCACGCGCCGGCTACGAGAAGACCCTCAAGGTGCTCGAGCACGCCAAGAAGCACCGCCCCGACGTACTGACCAAGACCAGCCTGATGCTCGGCCTGGGTGAAACCGACGAGGAAATCCTCGAGACCATGGATGACCTGCGCGCCATCGGCGTGGACATCCTCACCCTCGGCCAGTACCTGCAACCCACGCGTAACCACCTCAAGGTGCAACGCTGGGTCAGCCCTGAAGAATTCAACCGCTTGCGTGACATCGGCCTGGAGAAAGGCTTCATGGAAGTCGCCGCTGGCCCGCTGGTGCGTTCCAGCTACCGCGCCGACCGCGTGTTCGAGAAGAACAATCTGGGTCTCGCCGCTCCGGTTCCGGTGCCTGGCCAGGAGGTCAACGCCAGCCTGATTCCGGCGCTGAATCTGAACTGAGACCGATCCTCAGGGAAACAAAAGGGACGCCTCGGCGTCCCTTTTTCGTTACTGTCATTAAGTATGCGTGGCTACGCGTCTGCGTAGGAGCCCCGCCCCGGGGCGAAGCTTTGTGAGGTTCACGGCGGGGCGCCGCGCCTACGCATTCGCTCGCATGAGCCTACACGTAACCCAAACGAGCACGCAGTACCTGCTCCAGACGTTGCGACACCTCGTCGAACACGGGCGGCGCTTGCAGCAGGTCACGCATCTGCACCATCTTCAGCCCCGCGTAGCCGCATGGGTTGATGCGCAGGAAAGGCGACATGTCCATATCGACGTTCAGCGCCAGACCATGGAACGAGCAGCCACGGCTGACGCGCAGCCCCAGCGAGGCGATCTTGTCACCTGCCACGTATACGCCCGGCGCATCCGCTTTGGGCGCAGCCTCGATGCCATAGCTGGCCAACAGCTCTACCAGGCTTTGCTCCATGGCGGTGACCAGTTCACGCACACCAAGGTCAAGGCGACGCAGATCGAGCATCAGATAGGCCACCAGCTGACCGGGGCCGTGGTAGGTCACCTGCCCGCCGCGCTCGACCTGGATCACCGGAATATCACCGGCAGCGAGTACATGCTCGGCCTTGC
This region includes:
- the lipA gene encoding lipoyl synthase; this encodes MSDTSSPKSVASGEKFRTAQGITAIKDGQKRRASAEPQVFEPKPKWLRVKAPGGSRFEAVKRNVGEHRLSTVCQESHCPNMGECWSNGTATIMLMGSVCTRACRFCAVDTGNPNGWLDLEEPQNTAKSVELMALRYIVLTSVDRDDLEDGGAGHYAACVRAIKENTPQVVVEALTPDFDGDHQAIERVVDSGLEVFAQNVETVKRLTYVVRDPRAGYEKTLKVLEHAKKHRPDVLTKTSLMLGLGETDEEILETMDDLRAIGVDILTLGQYLQPTRNHLKVQRWVSPEEFNRLRDIGLEKGFMEVAAGPLVRSSYRADRVFEKNNLGLAAPVPVPGQEVNASLIPALNLN
- the lipB gene encoding lipoyl(octanoyl) transferase LipB; its protein translation is MPELVVRHLGLVDYQPTLEAMRELTRERDAQTPDEIWLLQHPKVFTQGQAGKAEHVLAAGDIPVIQVERGGQVTYHGPGQLVAYLMLDLRRLDLGVRELVTAMEQSLVELLASYGIEAAPKADAPGVYVAGDKIASLGLRVSRGCSFHGLALNVDMDMSPFLRINPCGYAGLKMVQMRDLLQAPPVFDEVSQRLEQVLRARLGYV